The sequence tttaatagagtaatatttaatttttgtagGCCTAAATAGTTTCTTTTACtttaaagaaacagaaaaatctatAAGgaggaaatttttaaaaattggaattggatcaATCAAAATCACTTGgatcatattggtattggttgagacCAATTCCAAATCTTGACCTATCCAATATCAATCTAGTGCTACGatctaagggtaaaaaaaatcaataaaaccgattaaaaaaaaaaaaagaacaggtGTCAATCCATCTAAAGAATGATTCAACATCGATCTATATCGATATTGGTTGAGATTGatcccgagttttaaaaccttgacaGAGAAGGATTATTCAACAAAAGAGCATAAAGGAACGCACCAATGAGGTGCATGTACATGAGAGGACATGTGAGATCATTTTATATGAGGAGGAAAAAGATTGAGAGACTCCTAAGGTACCCTCCCTAGCAGCTCAGCTTTTCCAAGTTTATATATTACGATGAAGGCGTCTATGAATCATAAAACAAACAATAGCTTCTATTGTTGATGGGTATGGCTTGAAGAACCAACACCCAAGGTAGGAACTCGTGGGATCAAACTCTACTGTATGCATTTATGCGTGTATGTGAGTGGGTTCGTATACAAATTGGTGGCCTTTGGCCCTAGTAACACCCCATAGGTTGGCCATTGGCTAGTGGTGCTTGGTATGATTGagtaatcaaaaaaaaaaaaaaatctatgaatcataaaagattggaaaagaccaaaaaaaccaaactcttctctattttttttttttgcaacttGCAACTGAAGTTAGGGCAATCATCATCAACATAGCCATCCCTTAGAACACGCAGAACCTAGCATTAACACTTCAGCTGTGGTAGAAAGTcttagggggcgtttggttcaaATTATCCATTGGACCAGATCCCAGGGAATCAGTTTCCCATTAAGTTTAAAccgtttggttcatttttgtgaaaagCCGATTCGGAGTCGTCgtggccagtagaatcagggatttcaactaaaatccatgactcatccggattaacctcaataggttaaCCTGGGATCGAGTCATGGTTTATTGGGTTGGTATAAAAAACATGGATTCACATTGACACAAAAATTTCGGTTTCCTGCGATTCTCACGGTGAAGCTCGATCGAGGTTCTCCCTGAAACAGAGCAACGGAGGTGAGAAACAGGTAAAtcgtcctcttcctcttcttcttcttcttcttctgattcttcttcttcttattcctcttcttcttcttcttcttcttcttcttcttcttcttcttcttcttcttcctctgcttcctctgcttcctcttcttactcgtcttcgtcttcttcagctcgaggattcttcttcctcttcctcttcgtcttcgtcttcatcttctttttcttcttcttcttcttcttatttttcttctttcttccttctctttttcttcttctttttttgtgtttagggtttctcacgtTTACCCTCTGTCCATAATAGATGCTCGCATCTGAGAAGATTGCCTAAaaccgagttgattgaaggtgagatttcccctcttctttgtattcttggcctacatttgtgttttattaagattattgaagttcggtttctatttttcaggttgtaaacttcatatctagggtttaccctCTTTCCAAATCAGACGATCGACTCCAAGGTTTGAAGAACTAGAATCGAAGCTTGATTTAAGGTGAGATTTCGATtcttatgtaattttttcttcttcgtatGCATGTTCTTAATATTATGGAAATTCGGTTTCCattttttcagattttcttcttcttcttcttcttcttcttcttcttcttcttctttctttctttctgtaaAGAAATTTCTGTAATTCTGTAACTTCCTTTGGAATGTATGGAATTTTGACTAGGTTttgatctctttttcttctctgcttctctgtaAAACTATAATGTTTGCTTTGGTAATCTCTATAACTTTGCTTTGTAGTTGTCTTTGTTTTGATATGTGAGCTTGAGCGGGGTCATGTTTGTATTatggaaggaaaaaagggtGGGTTTTCAATAGGAGCAGAGAATGTTTTGGTTTTCCTGTTCTGTTCCTGGGCATCTTATTGCTGTTTGTTTGAATTGCTTCTTGATCGGTCTAGGTTTTGGAACTTCGCTTAAAGGTGCTAGTTAAAACGCCATGGAACTCTTTATGTCCCTGTGAAAGCAAaaccttaccttttttttttcattatgtaACATAGACGGTTTGGTTTAtgatcatattttccattttgctaatgattgagaaggtttggtttatgctcatattttccattttgctaatgattgagaagctttggtttatgatcatattttcctttttgctaatgattgagaaggtttggtttatgatcatattttccattttgctaatgattaagaaggtttggtttatgatcatattttccattttgctaatgattgagaAGGAATCAGTTTTGGAACTTCGCTTAAAGGTGCTAGATTGGATTGAGGTATAtccaactttgatttttttactaGTTAGATTCTCTTACATTTGATTGCTTGTTTGATTGGATTAGATCAAGCTATGTCAAATTCTGCTTTTGTTAATGATAAGTTCCATTAACAACTCTTGGTTGCATCAAAAGCTAGGAATTTTTGAGctttttttgggtgttgaattgTAAACTTTTCATGGGTATGGACAGTTCTGATATTGAATGTAGTTGGTCTCCTTGGGTCTGAAAGTGTTGAAATTGAATTTAAGTTGGTGGTATACAGGGTTTGATCTTCAATAGTAGTACAACAAAGTTTATCTGTTTTTGGATTGGTTCTAGGTAAATCTTCACGggaatgaaatagaaaaaatccAATCTACTTCTCCTGAAATCTGCCAGAAACTTGCTATTGCTGCCAAGGTCAAATTGAGGCCAACTCTTGGGGAGATGATCACNNNNNNNNNNNNNNNNNNNNNNNNNNNNNNNNNNNNNNNNNNNNNNNNNNNNNNNNNNNNNNNNNNNNNNNNNNNNNNNNNNNNNNNNNNNNNNNNNNNNNNNNNNNNNNNNNNNNNNNNNNNNNNNNNNNNNNNNNNNNNNNNNNNNNNNNNNNNNNNNNNNNNNNNNNNNNNNNNNNNNNNNNNNNNNNNNNNNNNTTCTAATGATTGTACATTTGCCATCTTCACAACTATTGGGAAATTGTGGAGGGCTTGATTTTGTTCAGAGTTTATTTGTTTGTTCTTGTCATATACATTTTGTAGCTATTTTATAATCTTATGGCTTTGTTGAATTTATATCCTTCACAATTCAACATTGCCAATTGATTTTCTTTGCAGGGAGGGAAAATTGGTATGAGAGGGGTTTGAAACTACAAATCAGAGAGACCAACcattagttttctatttttgtttccatCATTGGATTGATCTTTCAGTTGACTCATTCAAACTTGTGATTTCATAGACATATGTAATTGATTAGAATGTAATATCACGAGTTGGAATGAACCAAGGATTGAGTTGAGATCTTGTAGAGATAGGTAATTGATTGGAACATTGGATATAGGTAATGATATGAAGATCTAAACAGTTTCGACCATGGTCACAATTGCATTGACTATTTAGCTTTTAGTTCTGTGCTTGTTAACTTGTCATTTCTGTTAATGTCTTGTAAGGTTGTGGGTTGTggattgtggattttttttggaCGAATAAAAGAATTCATGTGCtggaaaacaaaaatgaatacAAAGGAGGGAGGACCCGAAAAGGGGCAAACCTCCATGGGGGAGGGAGACAAAACAGGGAGAAGCCCTATTAGTggatatgtatatataaatatgaCAGATTCATTGCTTCGAGTTACGCTctcttcttttacttcttcggttcttttagttttagattCAGATCTTGCAGATATATACTGGGTTCCTTCTTCAACAATTTAAAAAGTCAAATTATTACAAAATTGATCTTTCTGGGTGTGGCATGCATGTGTGTTCTCTGGATTTGACTCAAACTCCTGAAGCTTCAATGAAATGATTCTTTGTTCTCTATTGATATTTTGATTATGTGCCAATAGTACCATGTACTACACTATGTAGAATTGGTGCTTACAACTTAAGTCTTGTAATGCACCGATTTGTAACTGAATCTTTTATATAGCAccaatttattatttctttaatttgaatGTAGATTTACTTTTACAATGAAGTTTGATGATGGCTACAAGAGgcgaaggaaaatcataatctttgcggcgactgctgttgttatagcagtagaccagtatataaaaaaatatctgaagAAAGAGCCATACTGTTGTGAACCCCTACGCGGTATTATTGAAACAGAGAAAATTATCAATCATACTGATAAAACCTGTCGAGAACAAATAAGGTTAAGCAAGAGGGATTTTTTCAGTTTAAGTCATTTGATTAGGGAGAAGGGTCTATTGAGGGATAGCAGATCTGTGCAAGTGAATGAATAACTAGTTATGTTTCTACAGACAGTAGGACACAATGTTAAAAACCGCGTCATTGCACACAAGTTTGGACATTCTGGTGAGACTGTAAGTAGGTACTTTAACCTTGTATTGGGagcaatcattaaattgtacCCGATACTATTGAAACCTCCAAGTGTCGCAGTGCATCATTGAATAATAAGTaatgaaggaagattttacccttatttcaagGACTGCATCGGAGCCATAGATGGGTCCCATATCCCTGCGTGGGTGCATCTAAGCGACCATCCGAGGTTCCATGATAGGAAGGGtgatatttcccaaaatattcttgctgcctgtgactttgacatgaaatatacTTACATTCTTTCTGGTTGGGAAGGATCAGCATCAGATGCTCGAATCTTAGACAATGCATTGCACAGAGACGGTGACGAAAAATTGGTGCTGCCACGAGGTAAATATTATCTCATTGATGCTGGGTATGCTAACCAAGCGGGGTTCTTACGGTCATATCGAAACGTTCGATATCATCTGAAAGAGTGGATAAATATTGATCAGTCACCAAGTGATAAAAAGGAATTGTTTAACCTGAgacattcacaattaagaaatgtgattgaacgttcatttggcctcctgaagtcaagattcaagatcctgaaaaaccaACCAGAATATCCTTTCAAAACACAAGCCATAATTGTGTTGGCATGTGTGTTGTTGCACAACCACATTCTTACACAgaataatgttgaagaagaagaacgatggcttgatgaagaggatgaagaggttgaagaagctAGTACTAGTACCCAATCCACCTCTCACCAAGtaaatgatgatgttgaagatgatagttCTGATGGCAAAGATCATGTGCTGGAGAATGGTGATTGGGATCTATTTCGAGAACAAATTGCTGACCAGATGTGGGCTGATTGGGTTGCAACCGATTTGTCCAACTCAGATTGAGTATTGAAGAACTAGAATATTTGTTATTGATTAACTTCTATTTGGAATGTAACTTTTGATGtggacaaatttttttatttttttttgcatggtttgggatgactgtatataaacatacttggaagcaaattttattgtagtatgtggactattatctaAATTGCAATATTAGGTTTATGGATTCGAGTatttagtaattgttattattgcttgatttaaatttttgtgttgtgggatgcatgtatgtggactattatatAAATTGCAATATAaggtttatggatttcccaattagtaattgttattattacttggtttaaattttggtgttgtgggatgcatgttgCTGGACTATTAACTAAATTGCAATGCTATGTTTATGGATATCTCAATTAGTAATTGGGCTTCTTGCTTGGTATCAAATTTGTGATGTGGGATGCATGCATGTGGATTATTATCTTTATTAAGCAACTATTAGGTTTATGAATTTCCCAGATAGTAAGTGTTATTGATTGCTTGGTATTAATGAAATATACTCACATTGTATatggtgtattttgttagttttgatgtgatGGAACCAACAGGAGATTCTAATAGTAGGTCACGGGACATTGCTTCATGGCCTAGCGCCGTTTCTCATTACATGTTGGAGTGTATATTGAAGCAGTACAAGAGTGGTAAGGGTGGAGATAATGGACTGAAAAAGGAGCAGTTCATTGAAATTGCTAACcaactgaaagagaaattatttactagttacgactgtgaacaagtgagaaaccacttccggatttggaagcaaaggcttagagcattgagtgacctacagaagcaaagtggattgggttggaatgcATCTGATATGAGATTTGATGCTCCTCAACACTTCTGGAATGATTATAGGGTATAATGGGATTCTTTAAATTATTCTTTCTatataattgtgttttttttttgcttacttacaacataagcacattgacattgtcctttatattgctagaaaaaagaacaaaagtattgGAAGGAACATAGTGTGCTCCCAATTCACCTTGAAGTTGGAGCTTTACTAAGGAAAAAGATGGCAACTGGGAATGATTCAACAGTCCCCTCTGAAGCTGCCACTGAAGTTATGATGGACGTGACAGGTACTCAGGTTAAGGGAATAGGGAACAATGATGGTGTTGACTATgaacctattgaagaagaagaaagtgttccttccacTCCCATTGGTAGTACCGGCTGTTCTCGAGGAAGACCTCGTGGGTCCGTCAATAGTggtagagaaaagaggaagaagggtgcagctgaaaaggtggtaagtccaTTGAAATCGATTGCTAACTCAATCGAGAAGATGGTAATGAGTGAATCTCAGTCTGAATTTGGGAGAGCAATTATAGATGTTGTTGATGCCATTCCGGAcctcaattttcaacaaaagtttaaggccaaggaatatttcatggccaagaggaattctgccattatcttcttggaaacaagagtagaagataggcgaaatctgcttgagatgtacttgccagagattgagaagaattgaggtgaTAAAAGGAAGTGTTTGGACATTCTACGACAATGGTTTTATTGAATAGAAAATGCATCTGTTTGGTTGATGTAACTTTTGGTTTATGTTAAGTCTGTGACAATGGTGGCATGTAGTCTTAAGAAATATTAAGACAATGGTTCTTTCTATGTTTCTATCTGAATGATTTCAAGGTTTAAATATGGACAACATCATTCTTATTTGTCATAATATTTTGGGTTCTTTGGTATGGTATAAATAGGGAGCGCATAGGTGACCCAGATTACTCCATTGAGAAAATTGGTGAGAGAGAGCAGAAATGGCATGTATTTAACACTCTTTGTCCTTATAACCTTCTTCATGATAAGTGATGGAGACAGGTGCATGCAACAATTGAAGAACACAGATGAGGTGAATattgatcacatttttttcttttatttatttcctttcccACCATTGTATATCAGTTTCAATTCCTGTTTAAGAGGTATAAAATTTGTGCCATTGaagtctcctattttttgtccatCACACTCAGATGGGGGGCGTACTTAAtagtattttctatgcatatttcctctattgaaaatgtttgtgttaactTACAGATGACATCGAATATGTCCGCTTGTGCTATTACAAAGTGTGATTACTATGGGAAAGGTTGCTCAGTTTTCACTTCTAAGTCAGGGTCacatgttggaaggaaattttttaaatgttcaatgaattgccccttcttcatgtgggttgaCCATCTTAAGATGTGTGAGTGTGGGAACGATCAGTGTAAGGTCAGAACTGCGAAAACAAGTGCAAATTATGGTCGATATTTTTGGTGCTGTCCACAATCAACTGGGgtatgaatttcttaaattttttgtttaatttaattttatttttttcagatgtttaagatttgaatgtttatttccttgtattcttataagatgattatatttgctttatagattgaaaacaaaggttgtggaatgttcGAATGGATATCAAGTTTAAGCCCAAGTTGTGATACTTACCAGACTCCACCTAGGTCCCTATGCTCAGAaacatcaacttcatcatctccttcctcttcatcagactatatcaaaggatacttgaacggtgcaataaaagaatctgagggtcatatgaggatgttgagagatgttcttgacgtagtcaagaagcttgatttaaacaaaaatgtaggatgaacttttttggaattttttagaaagaaaagtctgaagccattgtaatgatattgagttcattatctaatttttttttttttttgttcatagaAAGACTTAATTAGCATTTACTAGTACCTGGATGAACTCAGTACTATATTATACATTTATgtgcttcttctctcatttggtccTAAGGACCTATATTACTTGTGTAAGTCATTGGAGACTATTGTTTCTACCCACTTTGAAGCATATCTATCTCCATAAACCAAATCATCCGCTGGTTTGggcaattttcagatctgaattatATGACACACGATACCTATTTCGATTACATGAACTACAATACAATCATgccttgtaattttcttctttttgtcctctttaatttacaaaaaaaaattttaaaaataaaaaataaaaaataaattactgcaCTACACTATTAGACTTAATAGTTGACGAgttccactcttttttttttcacatattaccataaaaaagaaaaggaaaaaaaattaaaaataaagtacatgtgtggaacaaattttagtttttgggattttttttttccaacagaacatgggttcaaagactcaaaggtaaccaaacagttttacactcagaatcaatggccagaatcaaggtaaccaaacatttttcactcagaatcaagtgacagaatcagggtaaccaaacagttttccacttagaatcaagtgatagaattagggtaaccaaacagtttttttaccgAGTTGAaattattccaaagaaactcattcatatgagttagatccagaatccaGAATCCCTGGAatctggtccgatggataattcgaaccaaacgcccccttatCTTTCTTAATCCAAACGTGACTTCAGAGGCAACCTGACATCATAGAGCTCTTTCTTTGAATCTTCATACTCGTGTAGATGCCTTCCAGTTCCATGTTCTAACTGAAGCTAATGCACGTCTAATCTGTCCTTTTTGTCTAAATGGGCTATGTCCTTTCTCTTTCAGGGCttttgatccaaatttcattattttgaataaaaggaTAGTATGATAGGCTTAAATAATATTATACAAACTAGGATTAAAATCAAGACTAGGATAGgctgggtcggacaacccaGGCCTAGTTTGACCCTAACCTAGGTTCAGTGttttttcaaccctaatccaCCTTTAGGGTAAGAAAATCTTAGCCCAGATCATATTCAGGCTAAGGGCAGGTGCaggccgtcagggccaaacttacaccccctATTCAGGTTGGGCTGGGTCGGATTAGGTCAGGGTTGGACTAGGTCAGGGTCGGACGGTCGGACCCAGGCCTAGTCTGACCCTGACCTAGGTTCAACgttttttcaaccctaacccacccttagGGTAAAAAAATCTTAGCCCAATTCATGTTTCGGCTTAGGGCAAGTGCAGgccgtcaaggccaaacttacaccccttaGCTTGCAACATGCAATAGAGGGAGGGGTGCCTTGAACTTGAGACCAAAAACCTCAAGCACCACTATGACGAGTGGCACCAACCCATGCAAGCTTGGTGTCATTTTTTGACAAGGATTTGATGATTGATCAATAAGAATTCTCTATTCATGCTTACCATCCTTTATAACAATCCCTCTCCTTATGTTATGGGAAAGGTGTCTCTGGGCTACACCCAGAGACATATGAATTGTtcatttaagagaaaaaataaaataaaaatattatatgtaTCTCTGCGTAGAGTACGTTGTAGGCTCAGAGAACCCTTGCCTTTATGTTATTATATTAAGTCAACTATTTCATTTCCTTGAATTAACTTTGCCGAGATCAAGGAGGATTTGTACGTTATTCAGTAGCGGCATTGTGAAAACTATAGACAAATTCTTTGGAATGAATTATAAAACTTTAAATTTTCCACCTTATGCTAGGGCATTCTTCGAAATAATGCATTCCACTATCACCCACGTATAGTGAATAGTAGTGAGTAATGGTTAGCTAGGGCATCCATTATAAGTGATGTACCGCTTTGACGTCCAATTGCAGTGACAAGTGGGGGGCAAGGTTCTTGCACTATGGACGAGGTTAGTGTGGGTAAAGAAACTAGTTCAAAACataggatttatttattttgttgtaATAATAGGATTCGATTAACATCTTGGGACATAGGTACTTTAatgggaaaaaatattttctaattgATAGgcgcaataagaagaagaaaaagaagaagaattaacaCAGCTTGCATACAAGAGGCTAGATGGAAGGGTATAAAAGCTAAGCACTTAAATGACTATAAGCTTTAGTATATTTGGGATAAAAACAATTGAGGCTGGGGTAGGAATAGTAgtggaaaaatattttaaaaatattgtttaTATGTTAAAAGAATTGATGTTAGAATAATATCCATCAAACTTGTGTTAATAAAAGACGGAGAGAGGGTTCTTTGCCTAGCATTGTGGCCCTAATGCCAGTGCAAGGTCAATAATAATGCATGCTCAGGCATCCCACAGGGGGCACTTTTGCATTTCACTAAAGGTGGAGCAAGTCAATTCGACTCCTATGTCTGAGCGCAACAGCCATGTCTAGCAGGGTTTCCCTAAAAGAGATAACCAATATTAAGTAAAAAGTTCTTTGAACTACCAATGGAGGGTACACTAGcaccctctcttctctcctctgaTCATATGAAATGACCTCGCTTCTCTCTTATGTACAAAACCATTCCACTGCTGGTGCTCCCCTCTATGCCACTTACTTTGAGAACCCTCTTCCACTATATTACTATGTTTATACAATCCAAATTAAACTGGatgaaaatacaaagaaaaaatttgggaacctaTGGATAAATTAATTCAAGGAATtaatcaaaaagaaaattctattaTGGGGAGAGATTTAAATGGATATGTTGAAAGAGATAATAGAAGTTATGAAAGAATTCAAAGAGGATATATTTTTGGTGATAGGATGAGGGAAATTTAATTTAGAATGTTCGGTAGTTTATGATTTATCTATAGTAAACACATGCTTTGAAACGAGAGAAGAGTATTCAATATAaacatgtcttttttttttttttttggtttggggtggggggaggttTTAGGCAAGAacttgaataaataaattattacctTTCAGCCACGTCCAAGGAAAGACCCTGGATGTGCTATTGCAATTTtctgtattatatatatatNNNNNNNNNNNNNNNNNNNNATGCTTAGGTTTATAGATGATGTCTATCATTATATAATATGGTATAGAGTTTGTAAACATCT comes from Macadamia integrifolia cultivar HAES 741 unplaced genomic scaffold, SCU_Mint_v3 scaffold1815, whole genome shotgun sequence and encodes:
- the LOC122064917 gene encoding uncharacterized protein LOC122064917, producing the protein MEPTGDSNSRSRDIASWPSAVSHYMLECILKQYKSGKGGDNGLKKEQFIEIANQLKEKLFTSYDCEQVRNHFRIWKQRLRALSDLQKQSGLGWNASDMRFDAPQHFWNDYRKKEQKYWKEHSVLPIHLEVGALLRKKMATGNDSTVPSEAATEVMMDVTGTQVKGIGNNDGVDYEPIEEEESVPSTPIGSTGCSRGRPRGSVNSGREKRKKGAAEKVVSPLKSIANSIEKMVMSESQSEFGRAIIDVVDAIPDLNFQQKFKAKEYFMAKRNSAIIFLETRVEDRRNLLEMYLPEIEKN